The genomic DNA TCGGTTGGAAGGCATTATTTCTTCCTGGAATGTCCTGGAAATTCTGATGCGGGAGCGCGCCTGAATGCATGGGTCAGAAGGTGCTGTAACATCGGTGATTTTCGGCCTGAATCCCATGTGGACCGCCGCTATCCTGTTCGCCATCACCTACGTGGTGGTCATGACCGAGAAGATCAATCGCGCCATTGTTTCGCTGGCGGCAGCGGGCATGATGATCGTTCTTGGCATTCTCAATCAGGAATCAGCCATTCGCGGCGTTGACTTTAATACTATCGGCCTGCTGATCGGCATGATGGTGATCGTCGCCATTACCCGCCAATCCGGGGTGTTTCAATTCATGGCGATCTGGTCGGCCAAGAAGGTCAATGCCAATCCCTGGGGCATCCTGGTGATGATCGCGCTGGTGACGGCAGTGACCTCGGCGCTCCTCGACAACGTGACGACGGTGCTGCTGGTGGCGCCGGTGACCCTGTTGATCACCGAGGAGTTGAAAGTCAAACCGTATCCGTATCTATTTGCCATGATCTTCTCCTCGAATATCGGCGGCACCGCAACGCTGATCGGTGATCCGCCGAATATTATGATCGGCTCCGCCACTGGGCTGACCTTCAACGATTTTGCCTACAATCTGGCGCCGGTCATTTTCGTCATTATGGCGGCCACCCTGATCCCTATCTACTTACTGTGGGGCCGGCATCTCCAGGCTGCTCCGGAAGACCGTCAACGGGTGATGCAGTTCAATGAGCGCGAAGCGATTACTGATCCACGCCTGCTCAAGCAATGCCTGCTGATCATTGGTCTGGTGATTGCCGGCTTTGTCTTCGCCCGCTTCCTGGAGTTGGAAGCAGCTACCGTCGCCATGACTGGCGCGGCGTGGCTGTTGCTGTTGAGCAACTGGGGCCGTAACGCCGAACATCAAAGTAAGAAAGTCACTCGTGCTTTCAATGAAGTGGAGTGGATCACTATCTTCTTCTTTGTCGGCTTGTTCATCGTGGTGCATGGGGTAGACAGCACCGGTTTGCTTAGGCTGCTGGCCGATAAGATGCTGGCGGTGACCGGCGGCGACCGGAACACGACTTCGATGGTTATTCTCTGGTCTTCGGCTATCCTGTCGGCGATCATCGACAATATTCCCTTTGTCGCCACCATGATCCCGATGATCAAAGACATGGCCCCGACCTTTGGCGGACCGGATGGACTGATGCCGCTGTGGTGGTCGCTGTCGCTGGGCGCCTGTCTGGGCGGCAATGGCACCTTAATCGGAGCCAGCGCCAATCTGGTCGTCGCCGGTTTTGCCGAACGGGCCGGTCAACCGATTCGCTTCGTCCAGTACGCTTTGTTGGCGTTTCCGGTCATGCTGCTCTCGATCGCCATTAGTACGGTCTATCTGTACTGGCGGTATTTGTAATCAATAGGCATTGCCCCGCCTATTCGGCCCAGAACTAGCGAAGCTGTCATGCGCTGCCATAGGAGCCAGTCAGGTGCTGGCCAAGCCATTTAACCGTCAACAACTACTGGAAGCGGTCGAGACAGCGCTGAAGTAAAACCTTCAAGTCCCAAGTTCGGGAGCTATACCGAAAACCAGTCTGTTGATTGATTGACAAGAACGTAACTCGGATGGAGCGCAGCAGAATCCGGAAAAACCCGGATTTCGGCCTGACGGCCTGCACAGGCTACGAAGTTTTCATACAGCCTTTAGTCCTCTACAGCGGCCGGATCTTCGCCCAGCGCATCGCGCAGGCAAACAGTCAGCGTGTCCAGAGTGTAGGGCTTCTGCAAAAAGCCGCATAACCGTTTGCCAGCGAAACGCGGCGCAA from Gammaproteobacteria bacterium includes the following:
- a CDS encoding ArsB/NhaD family transporter; protein product: MHGSEGAVTSVIFGLNPMWTAAILFAITYVVVMTEKINRAIVSLAAAGMMIVLGILNQESAIRGVDFNTIGLLIGMMVIVAITRQSGVFQFMAIWSAKKVNANPWGILVMIALVTAVTSALLDNVTTVLLVAPVTLLITEELKVKPYPYLFAMIFSSNIGGTATLIGDPPNIMIGSATGLTFNDFAYNLAPVIFVIMAATLIPIYLLWGRHLQAAPEDRQRVMQFNEREAITDPRLLKQCLLIIGLVIAGFVFARFLELEAATVAMTGAAWLLLLSNWGRNAEHQSKKVTRAFNEVEWITIFFFVGLFIVVHGVDSTGLLRLLADKMLAVTGGDRNTTSMVILWSSAILSAIIDNIPFVATMIPMIKDMAPTFGGPDGLMPLWWSLSLGACLGGNGTLIGASANLVVAGFAERAGQPIRFVQYALLAFPVMLLSIAISTVYLYWRYL